In Amia ocellicauda isolate fAmiCal2 chromosome 7, fAmiCal2.hap1, whole genome shotgun sequence, one genomic interval encodes:
- the pcbp2 gene encoding poly(rC)-binding protein 2 isoform X3 — MDSGVIEGGLNVTLTIRLLMHGKEVGSIIGKKGESVKKMREESGARINISEGNCPERIITLAGPTTAIFKAFSMIIEKLEEDISSSMTNSTATSKPPVTLRIVVPASQCGSLIGKGGCKIKEIRESTGAQVQVAGDMLPNSTERAITIAGTPQSIIECVKQICVVMLEVRPGQSPPKGVTIPYRPKPSGSPVIFAGGQAYSVQGQHAIAQPDLTKLHQLAMQQSPFPLAPSNSGFTAGMDASAQTSSHELTIPNDLIGCIIGRQGAKINEIRQMSGAQIKIANPVEGSSDRQVTITGSPASISLAEYLINAR, encoded by the exons ATGGACTCCGGTGTAATTGAAGGAGGACTCAATGTCACCCTCACCATCAGACTGCTCATGCATGGCAAG gaaGTTGGAAGCATTATTGGCAAG AAAGGAGAATCTGTGAAGAAGATGCGAGAAGAG AGTGGTGCACGCATCAACATCTCTGAAGGCAACTGTCCCGAGAGGATCATCACCTTAGCTGGACCCACGACTGCCATTTTCAAAGCCTTCTCCATGATCATTGAGAAGCTAGAAGAG GATATCAGCAGCTCCATGACAAACAGCACGGCCACCAGCAAGCCTCCTGTGACTCTGCGCATCGTGGTGCCAGCCAGCCAGTGTGGCTCCCTCATTGGCAAGGGCGGCTGCAAGATCAAAGAGATCAGAGAG TCCACGGGTGCCCAGGTCCAGGTGGCTGGCGACATGCTGCCCAACTCCACGGAGCGTGCCATCACCATTGCGGGAACCCCCCAGTCCATCATCGAGTGTGTGAAGCAGATCTGCGTTGTCATGCTCGAGGTGAGGCCTGGCCAG TCTCCTCCAAAGGGTGTGACCATCCCTTACAGACCCAAGCCATCCGGCTCTCCGGTCATCTTTGCTGGTGGACAG GCTTATTCTGTTCAAGGACAGCATGCCATTGCCCAGCCAGAT CTCACTAAACTGCACCAGCTGGCAATGCAGCAGAGCCCCTTCCCCCTGGCTCCCAGCAACAGTGGCTTCACTG CAGGGATGGATGCCTCGGCCCAAACCAGCTCTCATGAGCTCACCATTCCAAATGAC CTAATTGGATGCATCATTGGTCGCCAAGGCGCCAAGATCAACGAGATACGCCAGATGTCCGGCGCACAAATCAAAATAGCCAACCCCGTGGAGGGCTCCTCCGATCGCCAGGTCACCATCACAGGCTCCCCGGCCAGCATCAGCCTGGCAGAGTACCTCATCAATGCCAGGTAA
- the pcbp2 gene encoding poly(rC)-binding protein 2 isoform X1, which translates to MDSGVIEGGLNVTLTIRLLMHGKEVGSIIGKKGESVKKMREESGARINISEGNCPERIITLAGPTTAIFKAFSMIIEKLEEDISSSMTNSTATSKPPVTLRIVVPASQCGSLIGKGGCKIKEIRESTGAQVQVAGDMLPNSTERAITIAGTPQSIIECVKQICVVMLEVRPGQSPPKGVTIPYRPKPSGSPVIFAGGQAYSVQGQHAIAQPDLTKLHQLAMQQSPFPLAPSNSGFTAGMDASAQTSSHELTIPNDLIGCIIGRQGAKINEIRQMSGAQIKIANPVEGSSDRQVTITGSPASISLAEYLINARLSSEASGLAAN; encoded by the exons ATGGACTCCGGTGTAATTGAAGGAGGACTCAATGTCACCCTCACCATCAGACTGCTCATGCATGGCAAG gaaGTTGGAAGCATTATTGGCAAG AAAGGAGAATCTGTGAAGAAGATGCGAGAAGAG AGTGGTGCACGCATCAACATCTCTGAAGGCAACTGTCCCGAGAGGATCATCACCTTAGCTGGACCCACGACTGCCATTTTCAAAGCCTTCTCCATGATCATTGAGAAGCTAGAAGAG GATATCAGCAGCTCCATGACAAACAGCACGGCCACCAGCAAGCCTCCTGTGACTCTGCGCATCGTGGTGCCAGCCAGCCAGTGTGGCTCCCTCATTGGCAAGGGCGGCTGCAAGATCAAAGAGATCAGAGAG TCCACGGGTGCCCAGGTCCAGGTGGCTGGCGACATGCTGCCCAACTCCACGGAGCGTGCCATCACCATTGCGGGAACCCCCCAGTCCATCATCGAGTGTGTGAAGCAGATCTGCGTTGTCATGCTCGAGGTGAGGCCTGGCCAG TCTCCTCCAAAGGGTGTGACCATCCCTTACAGACCCAAGCCATCCGGCTCTCCGGTCATCTTTGCTGGTGGACAG GCTTATTCTGTTCAAGGACAGCATGCCATTGCCCAGCCAGAT CTCACTAAACTGCACCAGCTGGCAATGCAGCAGAGCCCCTTCCCCCTGGCTCCCAGCAACAGTGGCTTCACTG CAGGGATGGATGCCTCGGCCCAAACCAGCTCTCATGAGCTCACCATTCCAAATGAC CTAATTGGATGCATCATTGGTCGCCAAGGCGCCAAGATCAACGAGATACGCCAGATGTCCGGCGCACAAATCAAAATAGCCAACCCCGTGGAGGGCTCCTCCGATCGCCAGGTCACCATCACAGGCTCCCCGGCCAGCATCAGCCTGGCAGAGTACCTCATCAATGCCAG
- the pcbp2 gene encoding poly(rC)-binding protein 2 isoform X2 produces the protein MDSGVIEGGLNVTLTIRLLMHGKEVGSIIGKKGESVKKMREESGARINISEGNCPERIITLAGPTTAIFKAFSMIIEKLEEDISSSMTNSTATSKPPVTLRIVVPASQCGSLIGKGGCKIKEIRESTGAQVQVAGDMLPNSTERAITIAGTPQSIIECVKQICVVMLESPPKGVTIPYRPKPSGSPVIFAGGQAYSVQGQHAIAQPDLTKLHQLAMQQSPFPLAPSNSGFTAGMDASAQTSSHELTIPNDLIGCIIGRQGAKINEIRQMSGAQIKIANPVEGSSDRQVTITGSPASISLAEYLINARLSSEASGLAAN, from the exons ATGGACTCCGGTGTAATTGAAGGAGGACTCAATGTCACCCTCACCATCAGACTGCTCATGCATGGCAAG gaaGTTGGAAGCATTATTGGCAAG AAAGGAGAATCTGTGAAGAAGATGCGAGAAGAG AGTGGTGCACGCATCAACATCTCTGAAGGCAACTGTCCCGAGAGGATCATCACCTTAGCTGGACCCACGACTGCCATTTTCAAAGCCTTCTCCATGATCATTGAGAAGCTAGAAGAG GATATCAGCAGCTCCATGACAAACAGCACGGCCACCAGCAAGCCTCCTGTGACTCTGCGCATCGTGGTGCCAGCCAGCCAGTGTGGCTCCCTCATTGGCAAGGGCGGCTGCAAGATCAAAGAGATCAGAGAG TCCACGGGTGCCCAGGTCCAGGTGGCTGGCGACATGCTGCCCAACTCCACGGAGCGTGCCATCACCATTGCGGGAACCCCCCAGTCCATCATCGAGTGTGTGAAGCAGATCTGCGTTGTCATGCTCGAG TCTCCTCCAAAGGGTGTGACCATCCCTTACAGACCCAAGCCATCCGGCTCTCCGGTCATCTTTGCTGGTGGACAG GCTTATTCTGTTCAAGGACAGCATGCCATTGCCCAGCCAGAT CTCACTAAACTGCACCAGCTGGCAATGCAGCAGAGCCCCTTCCCCCTGGCTCCCAGCAACAGTGGCTTCACTG CAGGGATGGATGCCTCGGCCCAAACCAGCTCTCATGAGCTCACCATTCCAAATGAC CTAATTGGATGCATCATTGGTCGCCAAGGCGCCAAGATCAACGAGATACGCCAGATGTCCGGCGCACAAATCAAAATAGCCAACCCCGTGGAGGGCTCCTCCGATCGCCAGGTCACCATCACAGGCTCCCCGGCCAGCATCAGCCTGGCAGAGTACCTCATCAATGCCAG
- the prr13 gene encoding proline-rich protein 13 — MWPNQGQQPGGYPMGPPPPNPNYPPGHDPAYPPGANPAFPPAVNPQFPGPYPVPPGGMPGQQPYHPGPGTYPGVPACPPGYPGVNPAYPAPPGGVLPGPYPTGYPVDHHGKGHKHGKHYPMAPGMAGGLAGGLAGVGMVMGGHKAHKKMKKKMKKDHKYHKHGKHSSSSSSSSSDSD; from the exons ATGTGGCCAAATCAAG GGCAGCAGCCAGGGGGATATCCCATGGGTCCGCCGCCCCCCAACCCTAACTATCCTCCAGGCCACGACCCAGCCTACCCACCAGGAGCAAACCCAGCCTTCCCTCCTGCTGTCAACCCCCAATTCCCAGGCCCCTACCCCGTGCCTCCAGGTGGCATGCCAGGCCAGCAGCCTTACCACCCTGGCCCTGGGACCTATCCAGGAGTCCCCGCCTGTCCCCCTGGGTATCCTGGGGTCAACCCCGCTTACCCAGCCCCACCTGGTGGGGTCCTCCCAGGCCCCTATCCCACTGGGTACCCAGTAGACCATCACGGCAAAGGCCACAAGCACGGAAAACACTATCCCATGGCACCCGGCATGGCAGGGGGATTAGCTGGGGGGCTGGCGGGGGTTGGCATGGTGATGGGAGGGCACAAGGCACAcaagaagatgaagaagaagatgaagaaggACCACAAGTACCATAAGCATGGGAAG CAttcctccagcagcagcagcagcagcagcgactCGGACTGA